The sequence gcattgaaCAGATGCCAACCTCTTAAAATAAGCTCATGTAAAGTACAGATATAAATACCCTGtaaatgcttttcttgctgGCTGTCCCTTGTATTGTGACGATGTGTGCCTCGTTTTTCAGCAGACCCGCTTTTGGTCCTATCTTCAGGTAGGATATTGTAGCAAATGCTGTGAAGCTGAAGTCTTCCCTGAGTAAATTAAATTGGTTTCACTTGAGAAGGTTGGAGACAAAGTCAGCATGCAGGGGAAAAATAGGACACGTATAGTAATTGTTCTGATTGATGTTTGAGGTGGCAGCAGCTTGATTCTGTTTCACTTAGCCAAGTAGATAGTCACTTAATCTGGTCAGTGGTTAACATAGTTTAGTTTGTGGACTTTTATACATATACAAACACCCCTCCCCATCTTTTGGAATAAATgtaggaaaacaaagagaaaatataatcaCTCAGCTGCTCACCCTCTCCAGACCGTAAAAACTAGCTTgtaaaagaatgcaaaaaaaaaaaaaatcataaataatgAGATTACATACTTGACTTCATGTATGTTTCTAAAACTATatcaaaagacaaaacataCACCACAGAGAGCCATGTTAAAGCAGTACTTTTTCACTatgctttcttaaaatttgAGTGCCAATTTCCACATTAGTCAGCCTGTCCTATCTTAAATTCTACGTGGTAACCCAACTTACTATGCTTATCCATGGCATATAAATAAGATTCACTATAAATAGCAGACTTCTCCAACACAAAGCTTCCTGCAGATCTAAAAGTTCCACTTACATAACTGCAGAAGCCtccagctttttaaaaattgagagAGACACAGTGTTTCAAGTGTTCCTACAACTTCTGTTTTAACTTACTCAAATAGAAATACAGTAATCccctgtttgttttgtaaatacattAAATGATCCTGAAGGAGGTGACAGAACATCCATTAATATTATATGGGAGCAACAtgacaataacaaaaaatggCTATGAATTGTAAGAGAAGAAAGTAATAATCTTCATACCTCAGATACTGCTGCAGCAATAAATGGGCAATAATTCTCTCCAGTTCCTCTCGAGGGAGCTTTGGGGGAGTTACTTCAGCCACCCTGAGTTTTGATAAACCTTTTCCAGACCAAGCATCAATTAACTTCAGTGGAGTGAGCTTCTCACTCATGTTTTCTGCTTGCTCAAGTATCTTGATTAGATCCCTGCAGTACTCTGTGATATCCTTTTGCTCAAGTGCTACAAAAAtcaataatatttaaaatgcaaattatttataGTTAGTTTCCATATGTAAAGTAggtgcatatatatatatgtatatatataaaagtactTCTATATAAAAAGATATATCTATAACTACATACATCTATGTGCCATATAATGCCAATGctttcagtgctttgttttgtttgttttttgaactgTAACTTAACAAACTGATCTGTAACTTTTCCTCTGTCCATGTAGGACTTTTTCTAGTCAAACTTACACTTACATTTCTAGTTCATTATTAAAACTCTGatcctgcaaatatttttaggtGTTTGTATTACAAACCACACACAAATTATTTCAAGGACTTATTTACAAAGCATAATATTTGTACAGTAGCTATTATGTTGTTCTGCAACTAAATTCCTTTTCCTTACCTATAACGTTTATTATAGAAAGATTAGAGAGCAAAGAGGAACTGAGGAACAAGgcatgtttcttttctcaaggcaCTTACAAAAtaagagataaaaatatatttaattgtaCAAATTAGCTTCATCATGTATAATTAAATTTTTCAAGTACTCATCACTACATTATTCAACGCTTACACAACAGATAGAAGACAATGAGTTGgtattttccacattttacaCATTTTATCTGGTATTCAAAAAATTTTAAAGGTGTTTTTATGTCTCTCAGAGATGCCCAAGATTAGTTATTTCACAGCATTCTTCTGAAAGATTTCTCAGCTTTATAGAGCATTTCCTATGTCTAAGCTAAGGGTTCCACTTAGTAAGCATGACAACAAATACTTTGTACGTTTTCAGAGACTCACAGATTTCTGGATGGGCACAAAAAGTGACAGTTAAAACAGCAACAATTACCACAACAGTGTATTTTAAGCTAGCTACCCAACAGTGCTTAGGATGCTTGCTGGCAAagcaataaaagaaattaagtacCAGAACTGTATTCTACTGAAGCCATCCTCTTTTACCACACAGCAGGACTTGTTTCAGCTCCTCTACCAAATTCCCTGTATGTCTGGCCCATATGGTCCCACTTATAAACCCAACTTCCCTCCAAAGAAAAAGCATACTCCAAACAAACGCTGTGCTATTAGGGCTGACATGTAGGATTTTGCTACATTAGTGTGCTCAACTGTCATACGCACAGTTCTATACAGGCAGGACTCATGACCATGCAGTACTGAAATCCCTAGAGATTTTACCAGACAAGTTGTAAAAGTGCAAACTGTGCCTTCTCAGAGCTTAAGTGTGAACAGGTTGATGGGGAAGGAGCAGGAGAATTCCTGGAAATGCAGCTTTCACACCCCCAAGAAAACCCTTAAACAAAACAGGACCCAAACTGATCTCCCCTATGTCTCATATTCACTTCTGGAAGCAGATGAACTGCTAAGCCTGAAAGATATCTCAGGCAAAAAGCTGTAATACAAAGATGCATCCTGCTAAATACTCTGTAATTGGCAACAGAAAGTCAGTGAAAACTGATCTCCATAACAGAAGTTGCAACTGGGTAACAGGCGATGTATCAAGCGTACTTTACAGAAGTTGCTCACAGTCACACTAAActagattattttttaagcCAACCTTTTCCATGTGCTCTGTCTTTATTTGTAAAAGCAAATTACTTACAGTTTTCTCTACAGCAGTTATCACACATTCTGTTGCAATTTGCAGACTCCCATACTTCATCAAAATGACGGGCTATGAGCACCCGGCGGCacctgaaagaacagaagagcagagaggggCTATAGAATACAAATTTATATGCAAGTGTTACAAATCATGGAAGTGGTGAAAAGAAATTATCCTGGTAAGCTTTTATCTCAAAGCAAACATAAGAAGTGTCTCAGGAAAATCAGAAGATAAATACCGCAACACGGCATTCTCTGTCAGTTTCACTAAGAGAAGTAATTAGCTTTCACTAATACTAAAAACTGCTCTGTAAACAGCATGGTTAAAGCAGGAGAATAAGTATGATTTGCAATTCCAatagaatgaaataaatcttttaataTAAGCTCATTCTTAGACTGAGCCcaacaaaggctgctctgaatgctatttaaaaacaaagccatcAAACAACTGAAGTAACTTACTTGTTCATATTCTGGCAGTAAGACACCATATCATACAGCTTCTCTTGCCCCACATTTTCCATCACTACCATTGAGCTGATTCTGAATATATCTCCGAAACCATAATACAAGATGCAGTCAGCTTTTTGGTCATCCCTACCTGCaatacattaaaacaaacaaaagatgtaGACTTTAAGCATAGTCTGGTACAAATTCTAATCACATCTTCATTGGCTTTTGTAGCCTCACACAGAGTACACCACCGTAACACACTACTAAGTGTAACATCAACCAATAGAGAACAACATGATACAGACCAGAAACAAAATAGATTTAGAGCAGTCTTTTACAGCTACATAAGCAAACTGAAAAGTCTGTGGAAAGAAGGTTCTGACTCTTgaactattaaaaataacactgacGTGATACAGAAATTGAATGCAATCACCATTTTCTCACCCTACATCTCTTGGAAAGTCCTATTCAAATATATTCTGAAGCCTAATTCATACTCTATTAAAAGATACTGTGACCCTCAAATACCTTATTAGATATTCATAATGAATTAAGAATTAtgattaaacaaaatattccatttAAAACCAACTGTGACTTCTACAGCTGAACTCAGATAATCTCTTTCTGTTGGCCACCCCCTCCTGATGATGCAATGGGTACTCTCCTACTGTTTGCAAGATCCAAAGAGCAGAAAGGTTCTAAAGAGCATACACTTGATAAGagtttaatataaaaaaagagaggaactACTTCACTTGGGCAGCCAactgggaggaaaaggaaagtttCATAAACTAAGTGATATGTTGAGGCAAATGAGTAGCAATACTTAATGAATCCCCCTCAGAAAAATCCCATTTAAATTAAGTAATGGAAAACATACAAAAGCCTGCTGTAATCACCCTAAGCTGATAAAGACTGTGAAACAACTACTTAGCACCTGTAAGACCCTGACTTACCAATATTTATAATTCATGTTAACTCCTGCGCTATCTAGAATGAAACAGATAAGCAGAGAAGCAGATACAAACTCCTGCAACTTTGACGGCTCTTAGCTTTTAGGCCAGCAAACATGTTCTAGCATAGAGAGAGTTAAAATCTCAACCAACTGccctttgaaaaacaaacaaacaaacaaaaaaactttcctCCACATacactgaaatctgtttttgaaaaagaacataagCTAGTAACAggaaacaaaccaaccaaacagcactttttaaaagctattcCAGCTATTTAATGCTGCTGTACAGTGATTAATCATTAAAATTCATTGCGCCAGGCCCCCTGTTCCACTTGTATTTCTGTGGCCAGCAAAATTCAGACAGAGATCACACATCATCTAGAGATTCTGAGCAGATTACACATCCTAGTTGCtgtgctaaggaaaaaaaaaaaccttctgtGACAAGTCTGATCAATGTCATGTTGTTCTGGTAAGCCACAGATGCCAGAAAAATCAAATAActcaaaaaaaatctgagtaaAGGGCTGGACACTCTGCTATTTTTGCTACGCTGCAGTACAGAGGCCTGAGATCCATGAAGATGTTGTAAAGCACATACAAACTACATTCATGGAGGGCAGAGTGGTGTTCATACTTTGGAACTCAACTCAAAGACAAGATACTGCATGTAGGtctgaaatgaaagcacaaTTTTATTAGCCAAACAGATGTTAATGGATGCTTTGCTGTTTCCTACAATACCTGCACGTCCACTCTCCTGGTAGTAATTCTCCATTGACTTGCTCATTGAATGATGAATTACAAACCTCACATCAGGTTTATCAATTCCCATGCCGAAAGCAACAGTTGCCACTACAACCTGAAATAAGGTTAAGAAACCATCAAGTTACAATTTGTACCAAGGTACCAACACGGTACCAAGTTACAATTTGTTTTAATGAGACAAATCTGTGAGAAATATCTGTTTAACCTGAATTTGATTTGCTGCCCATCCTTTATGAACTTTGGTCTTGTATTTAGCATCCATGTTTGCATGATAAGTTCCTGCCTTGATTCCTAGTTTCTGCAAACTGATGGTAACTTGCTCAGAGTCCTTTTGAGAAAAACAGTAAACAATTCctgcataaaagaaaaagatgcctTATTGTAAtgaccataaaaaaaaaaaaaaaaaaaaaccacccaccCTACAATCCCCAAtcctaaggaagaaaaaattgtgaaaaaaagttttattaattTACAAATACCTAGTCAGTAAATAGTCTTTGTGCCTTTTCAGTATGCAGTATTGGTTTAGCTTGTAggttaaagagaaaaaatggattcCAATCTGCATAATCATGGCAGTGATTACGATCAAGGAAGACAATGCTTTTTAGTCCTTATGTGAAGTAGTCCTTTACTAAAGGGGCCCATTAAGTCTCCTATAGCATCTGATATCTCACCTGAGACTTCAGATAAATCAACTTCTTGTCAATTCGGGCTAAATCTAAGATCATACACAAACTCATGCAGTTTTTAATCATCTTAGTACAGTTCTGTATACAGGGAGCTGCCCTGTATACACAGGTACAAAGTTGTCCATCAAGGACAAGCAAAGACCGCTGCTCCAGAAAACTGGGATCTGTTGCTCTTGTAATATATTACTTTTGATTTGCAGGATATATGTAGggtgctccaaaagtaatttctcctacttatttccatggaaactacaacacatacaaagagcacaataacactatttgataggtCAAATTCTCAAAAAgcaaacactatttttcaacatagtcctcaccatcagctgtgcattttctccAGTGTTGAACAAGAACCTGGATGCCGCACTCATAAAAATGTGCGCCGTCATTCAGAACGTGGTTTGTccatgtcactgtcaccactcctgaaacacaccacccaccacctccacctgtgctcacatccactgtttggtctcaataaacgttcagcaagcattgacAAATGTCAacgggtgccattttttccacatggaggaattcagtgccacacctttgctttatacACACTTCCaagtcagacaccattctgtcagactgcccttctgctgccatctgctgtaggacaacaaaatgtaacaagaTAGTGGTGGGAAGGTTCACTCTCTGCTGCCATATCACCAATGCCTCAggtgtcatgggccaacataataaaataggaggccttacttttggagcagccctcataattTACTGAATGCACAAAGTCCAGCTTTTACAGTTCTGCCTTCATCAGAAGTGCAATTCACCATTCATCCATCCATTCTGGGCACTGAATAATACATGAATCTTATGatcaaatacaaaaaagaaCCGTTAAATTGTTAGTAAGTATATTAACACAGATTATACATGGGAAATGTATGAATTAAAAGCATAGAGAGAACCTCTTTTCTGACTTGTTTTTACAGTCAGAAAAATTGCTATTATTCTTACCTGCGTAAGCACTGTTCTACATACATCAACACTGTATCTTCTGAAGTATTAAAACAGATATAaattataagaaaaattaaaaagtattgAATGGAATGAGTAATTACTCAAGGTACAGATCTTACTAAATTTGGAATTTCTATGTAAGTTTAAGGATCACTTGAAACAATTCATGTAATGCTAAATGCTATTTATAATAGTACAGTTTTATATCGTTTACCTGAGAGCCCTTTGTATCTTCCATTAATGATCTTAACAATGTCCTCAATGAAATCTTCATTATTTGAAGGTTTATGCCGAACCTCAAAAACATAATACATGCATGCCAGAGAGGTTGGTAAGCAATCTGTTAAAACAATGCTTTTATCCTACTTCTCCAAGCACTGTAAATACAATTGTTCTGTCATTTAACCAAAATGGCTACACTCTCATTACTAAGAGTCAGATTACGTCTGAAAAGCTCACaggatgaaaaggaaaactaagatcccatgaaaaacagaaagtcaCTGTCATACAATGCAGTACAACACATTAATTCACGCCTTTTGTAATGATAGGAGTTTCCCAACAGATTGCAGCAGCCTGAGCCTGCTCATCTACGCCTCCCCTGTATACAGTCCTATTTGCTAAGCCTTGCTCAGAAAGATCAGGGCAGCCCATGTTCCTAGGAAAATGACAGTAGATCCAGATGAAGTCATTAAAGAGCACTGCCACTCCGCTGCAGGCTATAGCTATTATTAATATATGTAACTGACAATCTACCCTGTAATTCATCAGCTGTAAGTTATAGAAGATAATATGGCTGTGATGCACTTAAACAGACACACCTCATAGTAAAGATTAGGCCGGTTGAAAGACGCAGTAAAGGTGATGCATTTCTGAACATGTAAAATATTCTGAGCATCCTTTAAAACATGATTTGTAGCAGTTGCAGTTAATCCGATCAAGGGAGCGAGGGGAAACTGTCTTTTCAAGATACCAAGGGATTTGTAGTCTGAGCAAGAatataaaaagaatattaaaatattattacaTTGCATTAAACAACATACAGATTACTTTGcaggtatttttaaaatctcttggttgggttttgttttgtttttgtaaacaCAGCTTTGCGAATAAACAAGTAATGTAGAATTTGGATAAACAGAACAGAGTATACTAAGGAAAGATTCAAACTACTTTATGAgcaattaaaat is a genomic window of Meleagris gallopavo isolate NT-WF06-2002-E0010 breed Aviagen turkey brand Nicholas breeding stock chromosome 1, Turkey_5.1, whole genome shotgun sequence containing:
- the RECQL gene encoding ATP-dependent DNA helicase Q1 isoform X1 is translated as MEDQLMVLEQLGISATLLNASSSKEHVKWVHTQMLDRNSQLKLLYVTPEKIAKSKMFMSKLEKAYQAGCLARIAVDEVHCCSQWGHDFRPDYKSLGILKRQFPLAPLIGLTATATNHVLKDAQNILHVQKCITFTASFNRPNLYYEVRHKPSNNEDFIEDIVKIINGRYKGLSGVVTVTWTNHVLNDGAHFYECGIQVLVQHWRKCTADGIVYCFSQKDSEQVTISLQKLGIKAGTYHANMDAKYKTKVHKGWAANQIQVVVATVAFGMGIDKPDVRFVIHHSMSKSMENYYQESGRAGRDDQKADCILYYGFGDIFRISSMVVMENVGQEKLYDMVSYCQNMNKCRRVLIARHFDEVWESANCNRMCDNCCRENSLEQKDITEYCRDLIKILEQAENMSEKLTPLKLIDAWSGKGLSKLRVAEVTPPKLPREELERIIAHLLLQQYLREDFSFTAFATISYLKIGPKAGLLKNEAHIVTIQGTASKKSIYRNKPSESSNSEGSSENAQTVSKTTQDSAVKKSQERKRHNCGTNLKAKKPKIQAGGADQPVVLD
- the RECQL gene encoding ATP-dependent DNA helicase Q1 isoform X2, whose protein sequence is MEDQLMVLEQLGISATLLNASSSKEHVKWVHTQMLDRNSQLKLLYVTPEKIAKSKMFMSKLEKAYQAGCLARIAVDEVHCCSQWGHDFRPDYKSLGILKRQFPLAPLIGLTATATNHVLKDAQNILHVQKCITFTASFNRPNLYYEVRHKPSNNEDFIEDIVKIINGRYKGLSGIVYCFSQKDSEQVTISLQKLGIKAGTYHANMDAKYKTKVHKGWAANQIQVVVATVAFGMGIDKPDVRFVIHHSMSKSMENYYQESGRAGRDDQKADCILYYGFGDIFRISSMVVMENVGQEKLYDMVSYCQNMNKCRRVLIARHFDEVWESANCNRMCDNCCRENSLEQKDITEYCRDLIKILEQAENMSEKLTPLKLIDAWSGKGLSKLRVAEVTPPKLPREELERIIAHLLLQQYLREDFSFTAFATISYLKIGPKAGLLKNEAHIVTIQGTASKKSIYRNKPSESSNSEGSSENAQTVSKTTQDSAVKKSQERKRHNCGTNLKAKKPKIQAGGADQPVVLD
- the RECQL gene encoding ATP-dependent DNA helicase Q1 isoform X3, encoding MEDQLMVLEQLGISATLLNASSSKEHVKWVHTQMLDRNSQLKLLYVTPEKIAKSKMFMSKLEKAYQAGCLARIAVDEVHCCSQWGHDFRPDYKSLGILKRQFPLAPLIGLTATATNHVLKDAQNILHVQKCITFTASFNRPNLYYEVRHKPSNNEDFIEDIVKIINGRYKGLSGVVTVTWTNHVLNDGAHFYECGIQVLVQHWRKCTADGIVYCFSQKDSEQVTISLQKLGIKAGTYHANMDAKYKTKVHKGWAANQIQVVVATVAFGMGIDKPDVRFVIHHSMSKSMENYYQESGRAGRDDQKADCILYYGFGDIFRISSMVVMENVGQEKLYDMVSYCQNMNKCRRVLIARHFDEVWESANCNRMCDNCCRENSLEQKDITEYCRDLIKILEQAENMSEKLTPLKLIDAWSGKGLSKLRVAEVTPPKLPREELERIIAHLLLQQYLSETNLIYSGKTSASQHLLQYPT